Proteins encoded in a region of the Oryctolagus cuniculus chromosome 10, mOryCun1.1, whole genome shotgun sequence genome:
- the NARS1 gene encoding asparagine--tRNA ligase, cytoplasmic isoform X1 has translation MSLEVTRATAGMVLAELYVSDREGNDATGDGTKEKPFKTGLKALLTVGKEPFPTIYVDSQKENERWDVISKTQMKNIKKMWHREQMKSESREKKEAEDNLRREKNLEEAKKITIKNDPSLPEPTCVKIDALEGYRGQRVKVFGWVHRLRRQGKNLMFLVLRDGTGYLQCVLSDELCQCYNGVVLSTESSVVVYGMLNLTPKGKQAPGGHELSCDFWELIGLAPAGGADNLINEESDVDVQLNNRHMMIRGENMSKILKARSVVTRCFRDHFFDRGYYEVTPPTLVQTQVEGGATLFKLDYFGEEAFLTQSSQLYLETCIPALGDVFCIAQSYRAEQSRTRRHLAEYTHVEAECPFLTFEDLLNRLEDLVCDVVDRVLKSPAASIVYDLNPSFKPPKRPFKRMNYSDAIVWLKEHNIKKEDGTFYEFGEDIPEAPERLMTDTINEPILLCRFPVEIKSFYMQRCPEDSRLTESVDVLMPNVGEIVGGSMRIWDSEEMLAGYKREGIDPAPYYWYTDQRKYGTCPHGGYGLGLERFLTWILNRYHIRDVCLYPRFVQRCRP, from the exons ATGTCCTTGGAGGTGACCAGGGCGACCGCAGGGATGGTGCTAG CAGAGCTGTATGTCTCCGACCGAGAGGGCAACGATGCCACAGGAGATGGAACCAAGGAGAAACCGTTTAAAACAGGCCTAAAG GCTTTGCTGACAGTAGGGAAAGAACCTTTTCCTACCATTTATGTGGATTCgcagaaagaaaatgag agGTGGGATGTTATCTCCAAAACACAGATGAAGAAcattaagaaaatgtggcatCGAGAACAAATGAAGAGTGAATCCCGGGAAAAGAAAGAG GCAGAAGACAATCTGAGAAGAGAAAAGAACCTAGAAGAAGCAAAGAAGATTACCATTAAGAACGATCCAAGTCTTCCAGAGCCGACATGT GTGAAGATTGATGCATTAGAAGGCTATAGAGGTCAAAGAGTGAAGGTGTTTGGTTGGGTCCATCGGCTGCGGAGGCAAG GAAAGAATCTAATGTTTCTGGTGTTACGGGATGGTACAGGTTATCTTCAGTGTGTCTTGTCGGATGAGTTG TGTCAGTGTTACAACGGAGTGGTCTTGTCCACCGAGAGCAGTGTTGTGGTGTATGGGATGCTAAATCTGACACCCAAAGGCAAGCAG GCTCCAGGGGGCCATGAACTGAGCTGTGACTTCTGGGAACTGATCGGGCTGGCCCCTGCGGGAGGAGCTGACAACTTGATCAATGAAGAGTCTGACGTCGACGTGCAGCTGAACAACAGACACATGATGATCCGGGGAGAAAACATGTCCAAAATCCTGAAAGCTCGTTCAGTGGTCACCAGGTGCTTCAGGGACCACTTCTTCGATAGGGGGTATTATGAG GTGACCCCTCCAACGTTAGTGCAGACGCAGGTTGAAGGCGGGGCGACGCTCTTCAAGCTTGACTATTTTGGGGAAGAAGCGTTTTTGACCCAGTCCTCTCAGTTGTACCTGGAGACCTGCATTCCGGCCCTGGGAGATGTTTTTTGTATCGCGCAGTCATACAGGGCAGAACAATCCAGGACACGAAGGCATCTGGCTGA ATACACTCACGTGGAAGCCGAGTGCCCCTTCCTGACCTTTGAGGACCTCCTGAACCGGTTGGAGGACTTGGTTTGTGATGTGGTAGACAGAGTCTTGAAGTCTCCCGCCGCAAGCATAGTGTATGACCTCAACCCG AGCTTTAAGCCCCCGAAACGCCCTTTCAAGCGGATGAACTATTCAGACGCTATCGTGTGGCTGAAAGAACACAATATAAAGAAGGAAGATGGAACTTTCTACGAGTTTGGAGAA GATATCCCAGAAGCTCCTGAGAGGCTGATGACAGACACCATTAATGAACCCATCCTGCTGTGTCGATTTCCTGTGGAGATCAAGTCCTTCTATATGCAGCGATGCCCTGAGGACTCCCGCCTCACTGAATCT GTGGACGTGTTGATGCCCAACGTTGGTGAGATTGTGGGAGGCTCGATGCGTATCTGGGATAGTGAAGAAATGCTGGCAGGTTATAAGAGAGAAGGGATTGACCCCGCTCCCTACTACTGGTACACAGATCAG AGAAAATACGGGACATGTCCTCATGGAGGCTATGGCTTGGGCTTGGAGCGGTTCTTAACCTGGATCCTGAACCGGTACCACATCCGGGACGTGTGCCTGTACCCTCGGTTTGTGCAGCGCTGCAGGCCCTGA
- the NARS1 gene encoding asparagine--tRNA ligase, cytoplasmic isoform X2 produces the protein MSLEVTRATAGMVLELYVSDREGNDATGDGTKEKPFKTGLKALLTVGKEPFPTIYVDSQKENERWDVISKTQMKNIKKMWHREQMKSESREKKEAEDNLRREKNLEEAKKITIKNDPSLPEPTCVKIDALEGYRGQRVKVFGWVHRLRRQGKNLMFLVLRDGTGYLQCVLSDELCQCYNGVVLSTESSVVVYGMLNLTPKGKQAPGGHELSCDFWELIGLAPAGGADNLINEESDVDVQLNNRHMMIRGENMSKILKARSVVTRCFRDHFFDRGYYEVTPPTLVQTQVEGGATLFKLDYFGEEAFLTQSSQLYLETCIPALGDVFCIAQSYRAEQSRTRRHLAEYTHVEAECPFLTFEDLLNRLEDLVCDVVDRVLKSPAASIVYDLNPSFKPPKRPFKRMNYSDAIVWLKEHNIKKEDGTFYEFGEDIPEAPERLMTDTINEPILLCRFPVEIKSFYMQRCPEDSRLTESVDVLMPNVGEIVGGSMRIWDSEEMLAGYKREGIDPAPYYWYTDQRKYGTCPHGGYGLGLERFLTWILNRYHIRDVCLYPRFVQRCRP, from the exons ATGTCCTTGGAGGTGACCAGGGCGACCGCAGGGATGGTGCTAG AGCTGTATGTCTCCGACCGAGAGGGCAACGATGCCACAGGAGATGGAACCAAGGAGAAACCGTTTAAAACAGGCCTAAAG GCTTTGCTGACAGTAGGGAAAGAACCTTTTCCTACCATTTATGTGGATTCgcagaaagaaaatgag agGTGGGATGTTATCTCCAAAACACAGATGAAGAAcattaagaaaatgtggcatCGAGAACAAATGAAGAGTGAATCCCGGGAAAAGAAAGAG GCAGAAGACAATCTGAGAAGAGAAAAGAACCTAGAAGAAGCAAAGAAGATTACCATTAAGAACGATCCAAGTCTTCCAGAGCCGACATGT GTGAAGATTGATGCATTAGAAGGCTATAGAGGTCAAAGAGTGAAGGTGTTTGGTTGGGTCCATCGGCTGCGGAGGCAAG GAAAGAATCTAATGTTTCTGGTGTTACGGGATGGTACAGGTTATCTTCAGTGTGTCTTGTCGGATGAGTTG TGTCAGTGTTACAACGGAGTGGTCTTGTCCACCGAGAGCAGTGTTGTGGTGTATGGGATGCTAAATCTGACACCCAAAGGCAAGCAG GCTCCAGGGGGCCATGAACTGAGCTGTGACTTCTGGGAACTGATCGGGCTGGCCCCTGCGGGAGGAGCTGACAACTTGATCAATGAAGAGTCTGACGTCGACGTGCAGCTGAACAACAGACACATGATGATCCGGGGAGAAAACATGTCCAAAATCCTGAAAGCTCGTTCAGTGGTCACCAGGTGCTTCAGGGACCACTTCTTCGATAGGGGGTATTATGAG GTGACCCCTCCAACGTTAGTGCAGACGCAGGTTGAAGGCGGGGCGACGCTCTTCAAGCTTGACTATTTTGGGGAAGAAGCGTTTTTGACCCAGTCCTCTCAGTTGTACCTGGAGACCTGCATTCCGGCCCTGGGAGATGTTTTTTGTATCGCGCAGTCATACAGGGCAGAACAATCCAGGACACGAAGGCATCTGGCTGA ATACACTCACGTGGAAGCCGAGTGCCCCTTCCTGACCTTTGAGGACCTCCTGAACCGGTTGGAGGACTTGGTTTGTGATGTGGTAGACAGAGTCTTGAAGTCTCCCGCCGCAAGCATAGTGTATGACCTCAACCCG AGCTTTAAGCCCCCGAAACGCCCTTTCAAGCGGATGAACTATTCAGACGCTATCGTGTGGCTGAAAGAACACAATATAAAGAAGGAAGATGGAACTTTCTACGAGTTTGGAGAA GATATCCCAGAAGCTCCTGAGAGGCTGATGACAGACACCATTAATGAACCCATCCTGCTGTGTCGATTTCCTGTGGAGATCAAGTCCTTCTATATGCAGCGATGCCCTGAGGACTCCCGCCTCACTGAATCT GTGGACGTGTTGATGCCCAACGTTGGTGAGATTGTGGGAGGCTCGATGCGTATCTGGGATAGTGAAGAAATGCTGGCAGGTTATAAGAGAGAAGGGATTGACCCCGCTCCCTACTACTGGTACACAGATCAG AGAAAATACGGGACATGTCCTCATGGAGGCTATGGCTTGGGCTTGGAGCGGTTCTTAACCTGGATCCTGAACCGGTACCACATCCGGGACGTGTGCCTGTACCCTCGGTTTGTGCAGCGCTGCAGGCCCTGA